One Methanosphaera cuniculi DNA window includes the following coding sequences:
- a CDS encoding beta strand repeat-containing protein, which produces MNKKSKFLFLGLTLLILVISVGAISATDSNNTQSSISDNGSINIAHDISNDKVLNDNKFSNTKDNSKNENLNKKAINNKQSKKAVESTQTATDYETLKTSWNNIKTDGDNTTDYIINVKNGNYNFDEQLEINNESNIKSITVNGEDVDKTIFDGQNKTRFFNINTTTLKISFNNITFKDGFNNTQAGAIYDRCDMNINNSKFINNRVYSESEDIYTVRGGAIYIYAGNTTINHSSFINNTAESTTTGYCTINGGAIAYNSISGRYMFVNITFCDFINNSVIANENSSYPEYAVGGVFATSDGRTAKIGGLNATNCNFIGNHANVGSVGSFSYVNRFRPTIVKDCVIDKNTGSKLFDYSGSDGIDVSSNYYPDGSATSIITLVNGEYPIKVLNQRTNNITINMITELTSYDEPTTMIGNYYQIPVKSSSTLINTSNISLSADNKYTAIINIGNLPVNHENITLYAGNLEVAKIIWDYTNVEFNNITAKPGNNIILNATFKTSDNKLIPNGKVAFKINGCTVGHSNIEFGTATLNYTIPENYSAKDYILTVVYGGSNQFIEVRTNSTLHLEKLATTTNLTTTIEGNTLKITVDPKDEKGNTVKTGKICVKIEGKTLQNLKINGKTQVNFTIPKSWNNREIKVIAIYGENNNHKQSRMEIKTKLILNTKTTKTEEVINNYYVSYLTGSDSNTGSQTSPFKTIQKAITTIQNNGQTANVYLDGNFKGVGNTNLTVPGNLKINFIGVGNSSIDGEVNYTIKTQLTDGEYYWGSTTIWYPYNNGTGNWAMNITGGNGIITITNFTIKNCWSPGGTDIVSYKTASITNYGNLEVNNVSFIFNHGGVGASIKNNNGGNLKVINSLFEANRKSNSTGNYGAGVYNNGTATIINSTFQKNYARWGTITNDKNLTIINSTIRDNIGYDGGSTFKTGSAITINTGSTTFDVTYNVTSITTIIDGCYFTNNDQLDIYADEGDLNITNSIFNKSTGIVVPQASAKNIKYNIINNTIDSPIGSSLYTSLSSTDYQILAFRLYGNYIYLIENNTVLNLASSDSKALELQSSNSTIKNNTFTRAIQITGSNNTITGNNITTTMDTYTITIPDTTSRFNIIKNNYLSTNGLKGNAAIDSNSNFNTIENNIPETQSISINDDTFYKYFDDDGNILPAFNSINLIEISGLLSNKNINLNREVSITQTNNKVTLLNITININSPNLSISGLNVENKNNNSVIIINANNITVTQTKLLTNSNYSIILNGNDNNISSNELVADILTGNEAVLSNGTNVIELNTPTYKNYVLTDTTYSTYFDNNGKIKLEYNEDNIHFLIKDSMHNKNMIFNLNNTITIVGSEKLVLYNTTITVEDTTYLNMSYVNIENTNNKVALQLNVAKSLISYNNITTNTNAINIENVTGCEVKIQNNNIIANSTENVTTINIINTNGSSNVRTTSEISNNVIITYGPALKMNNGNIATVSIGLYNSSGFKIRQNTITTNYGKIIDSDNIIASISMRSPIKSNLTETQYNTIITNGDDKAISLNMQNYSADIYSENFITNAKTSISILANGSDTTGKSIYGSFKNTGSNCYGVILINSKNIKIYSSQRINAENIVGFLVINSSNNLTFTRNNIVLNGSDVVAFKFINSSNLNITDNNITTTTNGTNSDVIFINSSSNSLQVNTIITDNLYTIQLDKDSSNNLIKNNTLYASTTFGSNSVKSENSTNRIHINLPGEVVSYIFLNDKTYSQFFDENGTLRDKVPTGITIQLTGNLHGKVLNITRPINLVADKTELINSKLIIDSSAKNTNLTGIKLSADSSVIILADESNINISSMNITNTVSDNIDLILIRGNNNNIIIDLVTVSSSRDLNSNISVVKVTGKNNKVNINSLRASYFNEVNAILLENTLNNSIFFNNPMFSSCNDTTFILLKNSDKNNITFGSIYTLSNIDKLTEITLINSSNNYIGGDFSTYYGASELSVLRVLNNQMQIHSYLKYQDYQLQKHLL; this is translated from the coding sequence ATGAATAAGAAAAGTAAATTTTTATTCTTAGGATTAACATTACTCATTTTAGTTATATCAGTAGGTGCTATTAGTGCAACTGATTCTAATAATACTCAAAGTAGTATTTCTGATAATGGATCAATTAATATAGCTCATGATATATCTAATGATAAAGTATTAAATGATAATAAATTTTCAAATACAAAAGATAATTCTAAAAATGAAAATTTAAATAAGAAAGCAATAAATAATAAACAATCTAAAAAAGCAGTAGAATCAACACAAACAGCTACTGACTATGAAACACTAAAAACATCATGGAACAACATAAAAACAGATGGAGACAACACAACAGACTACATAATCAATGTTAAAAATGGTAATTATAACTTTGATGAACAACTTGAAATAAATAATGAATCAAATATTAAATCTATTACAGTTAATGGAGAAGATGTTGATAAAACAATATTTGATGGACAAAATAAGACAAGATTTTTTAATATAAATACAACAACACTAAAAATCTCATTTAATAATATAACATTTAAAGATGGATTTAATAACACTCAAGCTGGAGCTATATATGATAGATGTGATATGAATATTAATAACTCTAAATTTATAAATAATAGAGTTTATTCAGAATCTGAAGATATATATACAGTACGAGGTGGAGCTATTTATATCTATGCTGGAAATACTACAATTAATCATTCAAGCTTTATAAATAATACAGCAGAATCAACAACAACAGGTTATTGTACTATAAATGGTGGTGCAATTGCATATAATTCTATTTCTGGAAGATATATGTTTGTAAATATAACATTTTGTGATTTTATAAATAACTCTGTAATTGCAAATGAAAATAGTAGTTATCCTGAATATGCTGTGGGTGGAGTTTTCGCTACTAGTGATGGAAGGACTGCAAAAATTGGTGGTTTAAATGCTACAAATTGTAATTTTATTGGTAATCATGCAAATGTAGGTTCTGTTGGAAGTTTCAGTTATGTGAACCGTTTTAGACCTACAATAGTGAAAGATTGTGTTATTGATAAAAATACAGGTTCTAAACTCTTTGATTATAGTGGATCTGATGGTATTGATGTAAGTTCAAATTATTATCCTGATGGTTCAGCAACTTCAATTATAACCTTAGTTAATGGTGAATATCCTATAAAAGTTCTTAATCAAAGAACAAATAATATTACAATTAATATGATAACAGAATTAACATCATATGATGAACCTACAACAATGATAGGAAACTATTATCAAATTCCAGTTAAATCTTCAAGTACTCTTATAAATACAAGTAATATTTCGTTATCTGCTGATAATAAGTATACTGCAATTATTAATATAGGTAATCTACCTGTAAATCATGAAAATATAACACTTTATGCTGGTAATCTTGAAGTTGCAAAAATTATATGGGATTATACAAATGTTGAATTTAATAATATCACAGCAAAACCTGGAAATAATATTATATTAAATGCTACATTTAAAACATCAGATAACAAACTCATACCAAATGGTAAAGTTGCATTTAAAATCAATGGATGTACAGTAGGACACAGCAATATTGAATTTGGAACAGCAACATTAAATTACACTATACCAGAAAATTACTCAGCAAAAGACTATATACTAACAGTTGTATATGGTGGAAGCAATCAATTCATAGAAGTACGTACTAACTCAACATTACACCTAGAGAAACTTGCAACAACAACAAATCTAACAACAACAATTGAAGGAAATACACTTAAAATAACTGTAGATCCAAAAGATGAAAAAGGAAACACAGTAAAGACTGGAAAAATATGTGTAAAAATCGAAGGAAAAACACTACAAAACCTAAAAATAAACGGAAAAACTCAAGTTAACTTCACAATACCAAAAAGTTGGAATAATCGTGAAATAAAAGTTATTGCAATATATGGAGAAAATAACAACCATAAACAAAGCAGAATGGAAATAAAAACAAAACTAATACTAAATACAAAAACAACAAAAACAGAAGAAGTAATAAATAACTACTATGTATCATACCTTACAGGATCAGACTCAAATACAGGATCACAAACCAGTCCATTTAAAACAATACAAAAAGCAATAACAACCATACAAAATAATGGACAAACAGCAAATGTATACTTAGATGGTAATTTTAAAGGAGTGGGAAACACTAATTTAACAGTACCTGGAAATCTTAAAATTAACTTTATTGGAGTTGGAAATTCAAGCATTGATGGAGAAGTAAACTACACAATAAAAACACAACTTACTGATGGTGAATATTATTGGGGATCAACAACAATATGGTATCCATACAATAATGGAACAGGTAACTGGGCTATGAACATAACAGGTGGAAATGGAATTATAACAATAACTAACTTTACAATTAAAAACTGTTGGAGTCCGGGAGGTACTGATATAGTATCATATAAAACAGCAAGTATTACAAATTATGGAAATCTTGAAGTAAATAATGTTTCATTTATCTTCAATCATGGAGGAGTTGGTGCAAGTATCAAAAATAACAATGGTGGAAACCTAAAAGTTATAAACAGCCTCTTTGAAGCAAACCGTAAATCAAACAGTACAGGTAACTATGGAGCTGGAGTATATAACAATGGAACAGCAACCATAATAAACTCTACCTTCCAGAAAAACTATGCAAGATGGGGAACAATAACAAATGATAAAAATCTCACAATAATCAACTCAACAATACGAGATAACATAGGATATGATGGAGGAAGTACATTTAAAACAGGTTCTGCTATAACAATAAATACAGGAAGTACAACATTTGATGTAACATATAACGTAACTTCAATTACAACAATAATCGATGGATGTTATTTTACAAACAACGATCAACTTGATATTTATGCAGATGAAGGAGATTTAAATATTACAAATAGTATATTTAATAAATCAACAGGAATTGTTGTACCACAAGCAAGTGCAAAAAATATTAAATATAATATTATAAATAACACAATTGATTCACCAATTGGGTCATCATTATACACAAGTTTATCATCAACAGACTATCAAATATTAGCTTTCAGATTATATGGAAATTACATTTACTTAATTGAAAACAACACAGTTCTTAATTTAGCAAGTAGTGATTCTAAAGCATTAGAACTACAATCAAGTAATTCAACAATAAAAAATAACACATTTACACGTGCAATTCAAATTACAGGATCAAACAATACAATAACAGGAAATAATATAACCACAACAATGGATACATACACAATAACTATTCCAGATACTACAAGTAGATTTAACATAATAAAAAATAACTATCTTTCAACTAATGGACTTAAAGGAAATGCTGCAATAGATTCAAATAGTAACTTTAACACTATTGAAAATAACATACCTGAAACACAATCAATAAGCATTAATGATGATACATTTTATAAATACTTTGATGATGATGGAAATATATTACCAGCATTTAATAGTATTAACTTAATTGAAATTTCAGGATTACTTTCAAATAAAAACATTAATCTTAACCGAGAAGTTAGTATTACTCAGACAAATAATAAAGTAACTTTATTAAATATTACAATAAATATTAACTCACCAAATTTAAGTATATCAGGATTAAATGTTGAAAATAAAAATAATAATTCTGTAATTATCATAAATGCAAATAATATTACAGTTACACAGACAAAACTACTAACAAATTCAAATTATTCAATTATATTAAATGGTAATGATAATAATATTTCAAGTAATGAATTAGTTGCAGATATTCTTACAGGTAATGAAGCTGTATTAAGCAATGGAACAAATGTAATAGAATTAAATACACCAACATATAAAAATTATGTTTTAACAGATACTACATACTCAACATACTTTGATAATAATGGAAAAATAAAACTTGAATACAACGAAGATAATATTCATTTCCTAATTAAAGATTCAATGCATAATAAAAATATGATATTTAATTTAAATAATACAATTACAATTGTAGGATCAGAAAAACTAGTATTATATAATACAACTATAACAGTAGAAGATACAACATATCTTAATATGAGCTATGTAAATATAGAAAATACAAATAATAAAGTAGCATTACAACTAAATGTAGCTAAAAGTTTGATTAGTTACAATAATATTACAACAAATACAAATGCAATAAACATAGAAAATGTAACTGGATGTGAAGTTAAAATACAAAATAATAATATTATTGCAAACTCTACAGAAAATGTAACAACAATAAATATTATTAATACAAATGGATCAAGTAATGTAAGAACAACCTCAGAAATAAGCAATAACGTAATTATAACATATGGTCCTGCTCTTAAAATGAATAATGGAAATATAGCAACAGTATCTATTGGATTATATAATTCATCAGGATTTAAGATAAGACAAAATACAATTACAACAAACTATGGTAAAATTATAGATTCAGATAATATAATTGCTTCAATAAGTATGAGAAGTCCTATAAAATCTAATCTTACAGAAACACAGTATAATACTATTATAACAAATGGTGATGATAAAGCCATAAGTTTAAATATGCAGAACTATTCAGCAGATATTTATAGTGAGAATTTTATAACAAATGCAAAAACATCAATAAGTATTCTAGCTAATGGATCTGATACAACTGGTAAATCAATTTATGGTTCATTTAAAAATACAGGTTCAAATTGTTATGGTGTAATATTAATTAATTCAAAAAATATAAAAATATATTCATCTCAAAGAATAAATGCTGAAAATATAGTTGGATTTTTAGTTATAAATTCTTCAAATAATTTAACATTTACACGTAATAATATCGTTCTTAATGGATCTGATGTTGTAGCATTTAAATTTATAAATTCAAGTAACTTAAATATTACAGATAATAATATAACAACAACAACTAATGGTACAAATTCTGATGTTATATTTATTAACTCATCAAGTAATTCTCTTCAAGTAAATACAATAATAACAGATAACCTATACACAATACAATTAGATAAAGATTCATCAAATAACTTAATTAAAAACAATACTTTATATGCTAGTACAACTTTTGGATCAAACTCAGTTAAAAGTGAAAATTCAACAAATCGTATACATATAAATTTACCTGGTGAAGTTGTAAGTTATATATTCTTAAATGATAAAACATATTCACAATTCTTTGATGAAAATGGTACTCTTCGTGATAAAGTACCAACAGGTATAACAATTCAACTTACAGGAAATTTACATGGAAAAGTTTTAAATATTACAAGACCAATTAATTTAGTAGCAGATAAAACAGAACTTATAAATTCTAAATTAATAATTGATAGTTCTGCTAAAAATACAAATTTAACAGGAATAAAATTATCAGCAGATAGTAGTGTTATTATTTTAGCTGATGAATCAAACATTAACATATCAAGCATGAATATTACAAATACAGTAAGTGATAATATTGATTTAATTCTTATTCGAGGAAATAATAATAATATAATTATTGATTTAGTAACTGTTTCAAGTTCAAGAGATTTAAATTCAAATATTTCAGTAGTAAAAGTTACAGGTAAAAATAACAAAGTAAATATAAATTCATTAAGAGCATCTTACTTTAATGAAGTAAATGCAATATTACTTGAAAATACTTTAAATAATAGTATATTCTTCAATAATCCAATGTTCTCATCATGTAATGATACAACTTTCATCTTACTTAAAAACTCAGATAAAAACAATATAACATTTGGATCAATTTATACACTTAGTAATATAGATAAATTAACAGAAATTACTCTTATAAACTCTTCAAATAACTATATTGGAGGAGACTTCTCAACTTATTATGGTGCAAGTGAACTTTCAGTATTAAGAGTACTTAACAATCAAATGCAAATACATTCTTACTTAAAATATCAAGATTACCAGTTACAAAAACACCTATTGTAA